A stretch of Pseudoprevotella muciniphila DNA encodes these proteins:
- a CDS encoding peptidylprolyl isomerase, producing the protein MAAIQKIRSHGTILMIILGGALLLFIVSSVITNFNIFSNANEVGSVNGKSLDAQTYQRRVEILSEELKTRNTMQSGKETALSDQEMSTVRNYVWQEFSTSQVIKKEAGKAGLSVSDEELDDVLRTGQAQCIQLFWPLVAQFGLGDQYNFQALKQFIGEKDKNMQQIAQSGNADAMNKYAMAIEAWDLVEKDFLPNEILLQKLNTLMSMSVVSDPISAKYDAARLSDAIDAQIVAIPASTIDDAKIQVSEAELQAAYDELKEMFYQNDETRDVKIIDVNVVPSPQDMASLKKDMEGSAQQLATATDINNVIGTASTIQYTNMPLTKAFFQSEVPDVAQRLDSGATGSVVAPYISKERDGSDVYTTFKVVAKEELPDSILYSVIVPRGKDLDSQKKSADSIYKAIAGGADWAALSKKYNQQGAKSDSIWMTSKMYERFGMSAEEVKINTTLNTTPAGEFTKIEGDGGDMIVKILDRKAMQTKYNVAIYRRNVEFSDKTSDTEQSKLNEFLAKNQSIDAIVKNAPKSGYKVQDYDALSKSGVVNLVAGIGNARDVATWIFDDAEAGEVSKVYEVGSKNDHLVLAMVTGVNKKGYLPIDNPGVRKQLTAYVKQQKKVQQLAKNYGKMSFEQASAVAGAVTDTIANVNAFAIYQGGVMAQKVGTPEVKLAAAICKTAVSKTAVVEGTGALYFVKVLTKKTTKHTDAFAQLIGANIAQSMLVGGQQGGSPLLTALIEKTKMDNNLYKFF; encoded by the coding sequence ATGGCAGCAATTCAAAAAATTAGAAGTCATGGCACCATTTTGATGATTATTCTTGGTGGCGCTCTGTTGTTGTTTATTGTAAGTTCTGTTATTACAAACTTCAATATCTTTAGCAACGCAAACGAAGTAGGAAGTGTAAACGGAAAATCGCTCGACGCCCAGACCTATCAGAGGCGTGTGGAAATTCTTTCCGAAGAATTGAAGACCCGTAACACTATGCAATCAGGCAAGGAGACTGCTCTTTCAGACCAAGAGATGTCCACCGTCAGAAACTATGTCTGGCAGGAATTCTCTACCAGTCAGGTCATCAAGAAGGAAGCCGGTAAAGCAGGGCTTTCGGTATCAGATGAAGAACTTGACGATGTGCTCCGTACAGGACAGGCACAGTGCATTCAGTTGTTCTGGCCGCTCGTAGCACAATTCGGTCTTGGCGACCAATATAATTTCCAGGCGCTCAAGCAGTTCATCGGCGAGAAAGACAAGAACATGCAGCAGATTGCACAGAGTGGCAATGCCGATGCGATGAACAAGTATGCAATGGCTATAGAAGCCTGGGATCTCGTAGAAAAGGACTTTTTGCCAAACGAGATACTCTTGCAGAAACTCAACACGCTCATGTCGATGAGTGTTGTTTCCGATCCTATATCTGCAAAGTATGACGCAGCACGTCTGAGTGATGCCATCGATGCACAGATTGTAGCAATTCCGGCTTCCACAATCGACGATGCCAAGATTCAGGTGTCTGAAGCAGAACTTCAGGCTGCATACGATGAACTGAAAGAAATGTTCTATCAGAACGATGAAACACGCGACGTTAAGATTATCGACGTGAACGTTGTTCCCAGTCCGCAGGATATGGCATCGCTCAAGAAGGACATGGAAGGCAGTGCACAGCAGTTGGCTACAGCCACCGACATCAACAATGTTATCGGTACGGCTTCTACTATTCAGTACACCAACATGCCTCTGACAAAGGCGTTCTTCCAGAGCGAAGTGCCCGATGTAGCACAGCGTCTTGATTCCGGTGCAACAGGCAGTGTTGTGGCGCCTTATATTTCAAAGGAAAGAGACGGCTCTGACGTTTATACCACATTCAAAGTTGTGGCTAAGGAAGAACTTCCTGACTCCATCCTCTACAGTGTGATTGTACCTCGTGGCAAGGACCTCGATAGCCAGAAGAAATCGGCAGACAGTATCTACAAAGCCATTGCAGGCGGTGCCGACTGGGCAGCGCTTTCCAAGAAATACAATCAGCAAGGTGCAAAATCCGACAGCATCTGGATGACTTCAAAGATGTACGAGCGTTTCGGTATGTCGGCAGAAGAAGTGAAGATCAACACAACGCTCAACACTACTCCGGCAGGCGAATTCACAAAGATAGAAGGAGATGGTGGCGACATGATTGTCAAGATTCTCGACCGCAAGGCTATGCAGACGAAGTACAACGTAGCCATCTATCGCAGGAACGTGGAGTTCTCTGACAAAACTTCCGACACAGAGCAGTCGAAACTCAATGAATTCCTTGCCAAGAACCAGAGCATCGATGCCATCGTGAAGAACGCTCCGAAGAGTGGTTACAAGGTGCAGGACTATGATGCCTTGTCTAAGTCAGGTGTCGTAAATCTCGTAGCCGGTATCGGTAATGCCCGCGACGTGGCAACATGGATTTTCGACGATGCAGAAGCAGGCGAAGTTTCGAAAGTGTATGAAGTAGGTTCTAAAAACGACCACCTCGTACTTGCTATGGTAACGGGTGTGAACAAGAAAGGTTATCTGCCCATCGACAACCCGGGTGTAAGGAAGCAACTCACTGCTTACGTCAAGCAGCAGAAGAAGGTTCAGCAACTGGCTAAGAATTATGGCAAGATGTCGTTTGAGCAGGCTTCAGCCGTTGCAGGTGCCGTAACCGACACTATCGCTAACGTCAACGCTTTCGCCATTTATCAGGGCGGTGTGATGGCTCAGAAGGTTGGTACTCCGGAGGTGAAACTTGCCGCTGCCATCTGCAAGACCGCAGTCAGCAAGACAGCCGTTGTAGAGGGAACCGGTGCACTCTATTTTGTAAAGGTGCTCACTAAGAAGACCACCAAACACACCGACGCCTTTGCACAACTTATCGGTGCTAACATCGCCCAGAGCATGTTGGTAGGCGGACAGCAAGGTGGTTCACCACTGTTGACAGCCCTCATCGAGAAAACCAAGATGGATAACAACCTTTATAAGTTCTTCTGA
- the mfd gene encoding transcription-repair coupling factor — protein MIIGELKNLYAKSPNVAALVRELSKKSRKPVFCEGLRGSASAFFFATLLERNIPAKPYIFILNDEDEAGYFYQDMAKLADENHILFYPSAYKRAVKYAQRDPANEILRTEVLERISGKVESPLFIVTHPVALTEKVLPGNTINDHLVALKVGDSLDLTELAKRLSEIGFRRTDYVYEPGEFAVRGSILDVYSYDSGLPYRIDFFGDDIESIRTFEVQSQLSSEKMNEVKLIAAIASEPHAGVPFSDVVPDETVIFVKDLALIDNTFRRVYNEGFSRQAALSRDEGETELDKEMLLADPDTLMNKLFALQRVEFGLKPFSESSSRLKFSVQPQPVYHKDYDLLFHSLSDFITSGYHIYMLADGEKQNERLRNILSEKAKADFMQVDFTPVSATVHEGFSDGDLKVCCFTDHQIFDRYHKYTLKNEKARNGKMALTLKELRQFSVGDYVVHVDHGVGRFGGLIRMPSSDGTMHETIKINYLNNDVIYVSIHALYKISKYRGQDGVPPKMNKLGGRAWENLKEKTKKKIKDIARDLIKLYSERREAEGFAFSGDNYLQHELEAAFTYEDTPDQLRVTNEVKADMERRQPMDRLVCGDVGFGKTEIAIRAAFKAACDSKQTAVLVPTTVLALQHYKTFSERLKDFPVRVDYLSRARTAKQTTEILNDLKSGKIDILIGTHRLIGKSVKFKDLGLLVIDEEQKFGVAVKEKLRQMKVNVDTLTMSATPIPRTLQFSLMGARDFSMIQTPPPNRRPVRTEIHSFDHEVIAEAVNFEMSRGGQVFIVTNRIAALPNIKMLLQKYVPDARVAIGHGQMPPEALEKTVLGFINYEYDVLLSTTIVENGVDIPNANTIIIDAAHTFGLSDLHQMRGRVGRSNRQAFCYLLAPPMSLLKDDARRRLQAVESFSDLGSGISIAMQDLEIRGAGNLLGGEQSGFIADLGFETYHKILSQAVTELKNDEFAELYAEQAATNVEIAAELFVDDCNIECDYHAYFPETYVPGAAERMLLYRELDNLSKDEELEAFRQRMNDRFGPLPVEGEELLKIVSLRRLGRLCGVERLILKNGKMTMYFVQNKDSIFYRSNAFNSIIDYAMSNVKRCKLDEHAGKRLMTVTDVPTVAQAVVVLKSILGK, from the coding sequence ATGATTATAGGAGAACTGAAAAATCTGTATGCCAAAAGCCCCAATGTCGCTGCACTGGTGCGTGAACTGTCGAAGAAGTCGCGCAAACCGGTGTTTTGCGAAGGCTTGAGAGGCTCGGCTTCGGCATTCTTTTTTGCTACGCTTCTTGAGAGGAATATACCTGCAAAGCCCTATATCTTCATTCTGAACGATGAGGATGAAGCCGGATATTTCTATCAGGATATGGCAAAACTCGCTGATGAAAATCATATTCTCTTTTATCCGTCGGCATACAAGCGTGCTGTGAAATATGCCCAGCGCGACCCTGCCAACGAAATACTCCGCACAGAAGTTCTTGAAAGGATTTCAGGCAAAGTGGAGTCGCCGCTTTTCATTGTAACACACCCTGTTGCACTCACAGAGAAAGTGCTGCCCGGAAACACCATAAACGACCATCTCGTAGCCCTTAAGGTGGGCGACAGTCTTGACCTCACAGAACTCGCGAAACGTTTGTCAGAGATAGGTTTCAGGCGTACAGACTATGTGTATGAACCCGGTGAGTTTGCCGTGCGTGGAAGCATACTCGACGTGTATTCTTACGATTCCGGACTGCCTTACAGAATCGATTTCTTCGGCGACGACATCGAGAGCATCAGAACATTTGAAGTACAGTCGCAGTTGAGCAGTGAAAAAATGAACGAGGTGAAACTCATTGCTGCCATTGCAAGTGAGCCTCATGCAGGAGTGCCGTTTTCCGACGTCGTGCCTGATGAGACCGTGATATTCGTGAAGGACTTAGCACTCATCGATAATACGTTTCGTAGAGTTTACAATGAAGGATTCTCGCGCCAGGCAGCATTGAGCCGCGACGAAGGAGAGACGGAACTCGACAAGGAAATGCTCCTTGCTGACCCCGACACGCTGATGAACAAACTGTTTGCATTGCAGCGTGTGGAGTTCGGACTCAAACCATTCAGTGAGTCGTCGTCAAGGCTGAAGTTCAGCGTTCAGCCGCAGCCCGTCTATCATAAAGACTACGACTTGCTCTTTCATTCGCTGTCTGATTTCATTACGAGCGGCTATCACATTTATATGTTAGCCGATGGCGAAAAACAGAACGAGCGCTTGAGGAATATCCTTTCAGAGAAGGCGAAAGCCGACTTTATGCAGGTGGATTTCACACCAGTATCCGCAACTGTTCACGAGGGTTTCTCTGATGGCGACCTTAAGGTGTGCTGTTTTACCGACCATCAGATCTTCGACCGCTACCACAAATACACCCTAAAGAACGAAAAGGCGCGAAACGGCAAGATGGCACTCACGCTGAAGGAGTTGCGCCAGTTCTCTGTTGGCGACTATGTGGTGCATGTGGATCATGGCGTGGGGCGTTTCGGCGGCCTGATTCGTATGCCCAGCAGCGACGGAACGATGCATGAGACCATAAAAATCAATTACCTCAACAATGATGTTATCTATGTTTCCATACATGCGCTATATAAGATAAGCAAATATCGCGGTCAGGATGGCGTACCACCTAAAATGAATAAACTTGGTGGACGTGCATGGGAAAATCTCAAAGAAAAGACCAAGAAAAAAATCAAGGACATTGCCCGCGACCTGATAAAACTCTATTCCGAACGTCGTGAGGCAGAGGGCTTTGCCTTTTCCGGTGATAATTACCTGCAACATGAACTTGAGGCAGCATTTACCTACGAGGACACGCCCGACCAACTGCGCGTGACCAACGAAGTGAAAGCGGATATGGAACGCAGGCAACCGATGGACCGTCTTGTCTGTGGCGACGTAGGATTCGGAAAGACGGAAATAGCCATCCGCGCCGCGTTCAAAGCGGCATGCGACTCAAAACAAACCGCCGTATTAGTACCTACCACAGTCCTTGCCTTGCAGCACTACAAGACCTTTTCCGAGCGGCTAAAGGATTTTCCTGTTCGTGTGGATTACCTGTCAAGGGCACGTACCGCAAAACAAACCACCGAGATACTCAACGACCTTAAGAGCGGTAAGATTGATATACTTATAGGCACACATCGGTTGATAGGAAAATCTGTGAAATTCAAGGACCTCGGACTGCTCGTTATCGACGAAGAACAGAAATTCGGTGTGGCAGTGAAGGAGAAACTGCGCCAGATGAAGGTCAATGTCGATACGCTGACCATGTCGGCAACACCTATACCGCGAACACTGCAGTTCTCGTTGATGGGTGCGCGCGACTTCAGTATGATTCAGACACCACCACCAAACAGGCGGCCCGTAAGAACGGAAATTCACAGTTTCGACCACGAGGTGATAGCCGAAGCCGTCAATTTTGAGATGAGTCGCGGCGGCCAGGTGTTCATCGTGACCAACCGCATAGCCGCACTGCCGAACATCAAGATGCTCTTGCAGAAATACGTTCCCGATGCGCGCGTGGCAATAGGACACGGACAAATGCCGCCCGAAGCACTCGAAAAGACAGTGCTGGGATTTATTAATTATGAGTACGACGTTTTGCTCTCCACCACAATCGTGGAGAATGGGGTAGATATCCCGAACGCTAACACCATCATCATCGATGCAGCACACACTTTCGGTCTGAGCGACCTCCATCAGATGCGCGGACGCGTGGGCAGGAGCAACCGTCAGGCGTTCTGCTATCTTCTTGCACCGCCGATGTCATTGCTCAAGGACGATGCCCGCCGCAGGCTTCAGGCGGTAGAATCGTTCAGCGACCTCGGCAGCGGTATCAGTATCGCCATGCAGGACCTCGAAATACGTGGCGCAGGAAACCTCCTCGGTGGCGAGCAGAGTGGTTTTATAGCCGATTTGGGTTTCGAAACCTATCACAAGATACTTTCACAGGCGGTAACAGAACTCAAGAACGACGAGTTTGCAGAACTCTATGCCGAACAGGCTGCCACGAATGTGGAAATAGCGGCAGAACTCTTTGTGGATGATTGTAACATAGAGTGCGACTACCACGCCTATTTCCCCGAGACATATGTGCCGGGTGCGGCAGAGCGTATGCTGCTCTATCGTGAACTCGACAACCTCTCAAAAGACGAGGAACTGGAAGCGTTTAGGCAACGCATGAACGACCGTTTCGGACCACTCCCCG